From a single Paenibacillus sp. FSL R5-0345 genomic region:
- the pdxR gene encoding MocR-like pyridoxine biosynthesis transcription factor PdxR — protein sequence MNITLAYDQYLAIYRYKYLALYHALRAAILEGTLPGSTQLPSTRSLAMHYDMSRGSVSQVYDMLLADGYVRTVTGRGTFVSEDSFSSASGNNKGENKASESAAGVSGLTETTIPLSAWGRRLLARPTPLYEQSSKHVVSFLSSGMRMEHFPYSEWRSALSYAGGKEGGLLQSTCPPQGDAGLRKAIAAHLRITRGIRADAEHIVLFSGSMQGIVILTQLLLDAGGSAVVEDPGFHGIRRAVEITGGQLLSGKLDGSGLIPEDWDARLLFVTPSRQFPTGVVLPLERRRTLLEWAQQHDALIIEDDYDSEFRWSGRPIEPLKALDRGERVVYIGSFSNTMFSGLRLGFAVLPPSLVKPTIAAKGLYEPSPVGLLEQRALARFMNTGGYGRHLRRKTRIYGERGRILRALLTEKLKELFELLPGDAGLQVYARWLRSREEFVAFRLAARRRGTDFRDAALYQVSLGEPAACFAFAHLSAVELEEGVKRLLLAWEDVQSAT from the coding sequence ATGAATATCACGCTGGCATACGATCAATATCTAGCGATATACCGTTACAAATATCTAGCGCTATATCACGCGCTCCGCGCTGCAATATTGGAGGGAACTCTCCCAGGCAGCACTCAGCTTCCGTCTACACGAAGTCTGGCAATGCACTATGACATGTCGCGCGGGTCGGTCTCGCAGGTGTATGACATGTTGCTCGCTGATGGTTATGTAAGGACGGTGACTGGGCGGGGGACATTCGTATCGGAGGATAGCTTCTCTTCAGCTTCTGGTAATAATAAGGGTGAAAATAAGGCTTCGGAATCAGCGGCTGGAGTAAGCGGATTAACTGAGACAACAATCCCCCTATCAGCATGGGGCAGGAGACTGCTCGCGCGTCCGACACCCTTATATGAGCAAAGTAGCAAGCATGTTGTGAGCTTCCTGAGCAGTGGTATGCGGATGGAGCATTTTCCGTATTCCGAATGGCGCAGTGCGTTGTCTTATGCCGGAGGCAAAGAAGGCGGATTGTTGCAGAGCACTTGTCCGCCTCAAGGTGATGCAGGACTTCGGAAAGCTATTGCTGCGCATCTGCGGATTACCCGCGGAATTCGTGCGGATGCTGAGCATATCGTATTGTTTAGCGGTTCGATGCAAGGCATCGTTATATTGACCCAGCTGCTGCTGGATGCGGGAGGTTCGGCTGTCGTAGAGGACCCGGGTTTTCATGGGATTCGCCGAGCGGTAGAGATCACTGGAGGTCAATTGCTGAGTGGCAAGCTGGATGGAAGCGGGCTTATCCCGGAGGATTGGGATGCACGCTTGTTGTTTGTTACACCGAGTCGTCAATTTCCTACAGGCGTCGTGCTACCCTTGGAAAGACGGCGGACCTTATTGGAATGGGCTCAGCAGCATGATGCGCTTATTATTGAAGATGATTATGATAGTGAGTTTCGGTGGTCAGGACGTCCAATTGAGCCTTTAAAAGCGCTAGATCGCGGAGAACGAGTGGTGTATATTGGCTCCTTCTCGAACACGATGTTCTCTGGCCTTCGGCTTGGCTTTGCCGTGCTTCCTCCCTCTCTGGTGAAACCGACGATCGCCGCAAAGGGGCTGTATGAGCCCTCACCAGTAGGACTCCTGGAACAGCGTGCATTAGCGCGGTTTATGAATACTGGCGGTTATGGTCGTCATCTACGTCGGAAGACCCGTATTTACGGCGAGCGCGGCCGTATTCTTAGAGCTCTGCTGACAGAAAAGCTTAAAGAGCTGTTTGAGCTGCTACCCGGTGATGCGGGGCTGCAAGTATATGCACGGTGGCTACGCAGTCGCGAAGAATTCGTAGCATTCCGTTTGGCGGCGCGCAGGCGCGGTACAGATTTCAGAGATGCGGCGTTATATCAAGTTTCGCTGGGGGAACCAGCCGCATGTTTTGCTTTTGCCCATCTTAGTGCAGTGGAGCTGGAAGAAGGAGTAAAGCGCCTGCTTTTGGCATGGGAAGATGTACAAAGTGCAACATGA
- a CDS encoding pyridoxamine 5'-phosphate oxidase family protein, whose amino-acid sequence MRRKEFQVDQEEELVSFLNGMSFGFLGTSDEQGLPRVTPLNFVYTGGCFYFHGSHAGGKMKAIRNQQKVCFTVADEYALIPSYFSDPEMACPATAYFKSVTAYGTAEPVEDISEKATVLSLFMNKLQPEGGYDPIDAEDPRYRSRLKGVAVVRITPDEITAKFKFGQNLKEEGRSGVISGLSERNHPRDAETIEMMKKYCPYHSE is encoded by the coding sequence ATGCGCAGAAAAGAATTTCAAGTAGATCAGGAGGAAGAATTGGTCTCTTTTCTAAACGGAATGAGCTTCGGTTTTCTCGGGACAAGCGATGAACAGGGGCTGCCGAGGGTGACTCCGCTGAATTTTGTATATACAGGTGGGTGTTTCTATTTTCACGGCAGTCATGCTGGTGGCAAAATGAAGGCGATCCGCAATCAACAGAAGGTCTGCTTTACTGTAGCGGATGAGTATGCACTGATTCCGTCTTATTTTAGCGATCCAGAGATGGCCTGCCCAGCAACCGCGTATTTTAAAAGTGTTACAGCCTACGGCACAGCCGAGCCTGTCGAAGACATTAGCGAAAAAGCCACCGTGCTCTCCTTATTTATGAATAAGCTTCAGCCCGAGGGTGGTTATGATCCCATTGATGCGGAAGACCCTAGGTACCGTTCCCGTCTAAAGGGAGTTGCCGTTGTACGTATTACCCCCGATGAGATCACTGCGAAGTTTAAGTTTGGGCAAAATTTAAAAGAAGAAGGACGTTCTGGAGTCATCTCCGGTCTGTCTGAAAGAAATCATCCACGGGATGCAGAAACCATTGAAATGATGAAAAAATACTGCCCCTACCACTCCGAATAA
- a CDS encoding aminotransferase class I/II-fold pyridoxal phosphate-dependent enzyme, protein MNPLAGQLNESIKAGNEHVYDMLSTLGKEIYFPKEGILSQSAEAGAHAKKYNATIGIATEGGVPMHLGIIQDKLSAYNPKDLYSYAPPAGKPELRTVWREKMQRENPSLEGKSFSNPVVTNALTHGLSIVADLFAEPGDAIIYPDKNWENYELTFGIRRHGETVNYPLFTEEMTFNSAGLEEALLAQKERGKAIVLLNFPNNPTGYTPGMKEGDEIVAAILRAAEEGINVVVVSDDAYFGLFFEDSLKESLFGKLANIHPRVLPIKIDGATKEEYVWGFRVGFITYASEDKDLLVALEQKTLGIIRATISSGAHPSQTFVLDALKSPQFEEQKDGKFQIMKGRANKVKALLDSGKYGDDVWTYYPFNSGYFMCLKLHTVSAEALRLHLIHNYGLGTIALGETDLRIAFSCIEEDQLEDLFDLVYAGVRDLEKA, encoded by the coding sequence ATGAATCCACTAGCTGGACAATTGAACGAAAGCATCAAAGCAGGAAATGAACATGTGTATGATATGCTCTCTACGCTTGGCAAAGAAATTTACTTCCCTAAGGAGGGCATTCTGAGCCAATCCGCTGAAGCAGGTGCTCACGCCAAGAAATACAATGCAACCATCGGGATTGCCACCGAAGGCGGCGTGCCTATGCACCTCGGCATCATTCAGGATAAGCTCTCTGCTTACAATCCTAAGGATCTGTATAGCTATGCTCCACCGGCAGGTAAACCTGAGCTACGTACTGTATGGCGTGAAAAAATGCAACGTGAAAACCCATCACTTGAAGGAAAATCCTTCAGTAATCCTGTTGTGACCAATGCCCTGACTCATGGGCTTAGCATTGTGGCTGACCTCTTCGCAGAGCCAGGCGACGCAATTATCTATCCAGATAAGAACTGGGAAAACTATGAACTGACCTTCGGAATCCGCCGTCATGGGGAGACTGTTAACTATCCACTTTTCACAGAAGAAATGACCTTTAACAGTGCGGGTCTTGAAGAAGCGCTGCTGGCTCAAAAAGAACGCGGAAAAGCGATCGTTCTGTTGAACTTCCCTAACAATCCTACTGGATATACTCCAGGGATGAAGGAAGGCGATGAAATCGTCGCTGCTATCCTTCGTGCGGCTGAAGAAGGTATTAACGTGGTTGTCGTAAGCGATGACGCCTACTTCGGACTGTTCTTTGAAGATTCACTAAAGGAATCATTGTTCGGTAAATTAGCTAATATTCACCCACGTGTGCTTCCAATTAAGATTGACGGAGCGACTAAAGAGGAGTACGTATGGGGCTTCCGTGTTGGCTTCATCACTTATGCCTCGGAAGATAAGGATCTGCTGGTTGCCTTGGAGCAAAAAACATTAGGCATCATTCGCGCCACCATTTCCAGCGGTGCACATCCTTCGCAGACCTTTGTACTGGATGCACTGAAATCACCGCAATTCGAAGAACAGAAGGATGGAAAGTTCCAAATCATGAAAGGCCGTGCGAATAAAGTAAAGGCGCTGCTAGATAGCGGCAAATACGGCGATGATGTATGGACATATTATCCTTTTAACTCCGGATACTTTATGTGTCTGAAGCTTCATACCGTTTCGGCTGAAGCCCTTCGGCTTCACCTAATTCATAATTACGGACTGGGCACTATCGCTCTCGGAGAAACTGATCTGCGTATTGCCTTCTCTTGTATCGAAGAAGATCAGCTCGAAGATCTATTCGATCTTGTATACGCAGGCGTGCGTGATCTGGAAAAAGCTTAA
- a CDS encoding YjcZ family sporulation protein — protein MSEEVRGGFNGCCGGGFTSTGAILVLFILLVIISRSLFV, from the coding sequence ATGAGCGAAGAAGTAAGAGGCGGATTTAACGGTTGTTGTGGCGGTGGATTCACAAGCACTGGCGCCATTCTGGTTCTCTTTATCCTGCTGGTAATCATCAGCCGTTCACTCTTTGTCTAA
- a CDS encoding ABC transporter permease: protein MDLKELRRTRRGRFMGSMLPYVGYIIQSGVAMVFLFVLIVFSAWYTSLLQNVPEGIPIRWIMLAILLPAAVHSSFRTYLQTPDTIFLLPQGHRMKEYFAPSWVSGNVWKIIRLLFVLITLWPLYIRTDDSPKRLLFTILILIAVKIIASYGLWKEIAMLSRPMAGIFTFLRWAVGGLIIAAWLWQPAGRSLIFMALLAAAYLVALSVPARHAVPWERLITMEKNQGGRALMVLGWFVDVPGREQRVYPRRYLSKWGARLPWRKDTAYRYLLTKSFARGDIFGIIMRISVLALLLNWLNRDSYFGTAIYLFFLFIIGVQLSALRKLHSESFWLTVYPFPEGSKADNTTQFVFRAHLVVALILGLPFLASIGDRLLPVIGTFAAGILVSFLFKAYLSRKAARIADEDL, encoded by the coding sequence ATGGATTTGAAAGAGCTGCGGCGCACGCGGCGAGGTCGATTCATGGGAAGTATGCTTCCTTATGTGGGATATATCATTCAAAGCGGCGTAGCGATGGTCTTCCTCTTTGTGTTGATTGTCTTCTCAGCTTGGTATACATCGTTGTTACAGAATGTACCAGAAGGTATTCCCATCCGTTGGATTATGCTTGCAATACTACTGCCTGCGGCAGTACATAGCAGCTTCCGAACCTATTTGCAGACCCCGGATACAATCTTTCTATTGCCTCAAGGACACCGAATGAAGGAATATTTCGCACCTTCGTGGGTGAGTGGAAACGTATGGAAGATTATTCGATTGTTATTTGTACTCATTACGCTTTGGCCGTTGTACATACGTACAGATGACTCTCCTAAGCGGCTGTTATTTACAATATTGATTCTGATCGCTGTGAAGATAATCGCGAGTTACGGCTTATGGAAAGAGATAGCTATGCTGTCGCGTCCGATGGCTGGCATATTCACGTTCTTACGCTGGGCAGTAGGAGGATTAATTATAGCTGCTTGGTTGTGGCAGCCTGCTGGTAGAAGCCTGATATTTATGGCACTCTTAGCAGCAGCCTATCTGGTTGCATTGTCTGTGCCTGCACGTCACGCCGTGCCTTGGGAAAGACTAATCACCATGGAAAAGAATCAAGGTGGACGCGCGCTGATGGTTCTGGGGTGGTTCGTGGATGTACCAGGCCGTGAGCAGCGGGTGTATCCTCGACGATATCTTTCCAAATGGGGGGCTCGGCTGCCTTGGCGCAAGGATACGGCTTACCGCTATTTGCTGACCAAAAGCTTCGCCCGGGGAGATATCTTCGGAATCATTATGCGGATTTCGGTGCTGGCCTTGCTGCTGAATTGGTTGAACCGTGACAGTTATTTTGGCACCGCGATCTATTTGTTCTTCCTGTTCATTATTGGGGTGCAGTTGTCGGCACTTCGCAAATTGCATAGTGAATCTTTTTGGCTGACAGTGTATCCCTTTCCTGAAGGCAGTAAGGCGGATAACACAACACAATTCGTATTCCGCGCGCACTTGGTAGTGGCACTGATTCTTGGATTGCCTTTCTTAGCTTCTATTGGTGACCGACTACTGCCAGTGATCGGTACATTCGCAGCAGGTATTCTGGTATCCTTTTTGTTTAAGGCATACTTGTCCCGCAAAGCGGCACGGATAGCTGACGAAGATTTGTAA
- a CDS encoding ABC transporter ATP-binding protein, protein MNNSPVLQITGLSGGYSLNKPVLHDIALQVQPGEMVGLIGLNGAGKSTTMKHILGLMSPHKGDITVKGKTRAEDPIGYHNALTFVPESPLLYDEMTVREHVEFTARAYGVEQSDYETRTLHLAKLFHMEDKMDTLSTHLSKGMKQKVMIMCAFVARPALYVIDEPFLGLDPLGIRSLLDFMMDLKKSGSSILLSSHILSTIENYCDRFIVLHKGKVIAQGTLAEIAATTGLQGLTLEQLFYELVQGGK, encoded by the coding sequence ATGAATAATTCTCCCGTATTGCAAATTACGGGCCTCAGTGGTGGATACAGCCTGAATAAGCCGGTGCTGCATGATATTGCTCTTCAGGTGCAGCCTGGCGAAATGGTTGGCTTGATTGGTTTAAATGGAGCAGGGAAAAGTACGACCATGAAGCATATTTTAGGATTGATGTCGCCCCATAAGGGCGATATTACAGTAAAGGGTAAGACCCGTGCTGAAGATCCAATCGGATATCACAATGCGTTAACTTTTGTACCTGAATCGCCTCTTCTATATGATGAAATGACGGTACGCGAGCATGTTGAATTTACAGCAAGAGCGTATGGGGTAGAACAAAGTGATTACGAAACCCGCACCTTACATTTAGCCAAGCTGTTCCATATGGAAGATAAGATGGACACGTTGTCGACTCATCTATCTAAAGGGATGAAGCAGAAGGTCATGATCATGTGTGCTTTCGTGGCACGTCCTGCGTTATATGTGATCGACGAGCCTTTTTTAGGGCTGGACCCGCTTGGGATACGCTCTCTGCTTGATTTCATGATGGATCTGAAAAAATCAGGCTCCTCTATTCTGCTAAGCTCTCATATTCTTTCTACCATTGAGAATTATTGCGACCGCTTTATAGTGCTGCATAAAGGTAAGGTGATTGCTCAGGGAACGCTGGCAGAAATAGCGGCAACCACTGGACTACAGGGGCTGACTTTGGAGCAGCTGTTCTACGAGCTGGTTCAAGGAGGGAAATAA
- a CDS encoding DEAD/DEAH box helicase, translating into MNKASFAAIGIQEDLVTRLSEFGINAPSPVQEQTIPLLLEGRDVIAASQTGTGKTLAYLLPLLQTINPEQKVVQKLVLAPTQELAMQILREAERYGEHRGIRVMGLIGGAAIKRQIDKLREHPQLVVGTPGRIRELIGLRKLKMHEVSTIVLDEADQMFQLSGAGEVTKIVSSALRSRQLVMLSATIGPETKALANREMKNPAEVGIAPGVMTAESLEHHYVVAEERNKIDMLRRVIRHYNPDKAIVFVNATDDIAEVEAKLNHLGLTAAALYGDADKVTRSNVLSRFREGKFRVLVASDVAARGLDIENLSLVVSFDPAFDSEHYVHRAGRTGRMGKRGLSVTIVTEQQTFIMRKFARELDIALEEREMVGGKVLAADEARNALSSGRGRNENSGQRRDGASPQSSRPQARTSGNAVVQSPAAGTSQQAAKRLATIHTNEASGEPQRDSQRSVNPSAGARGGATPARSKRSSNAEREKNRKNKGAPKWLKDKTPRGDGQ; encoded by the coding sequence ATGAATAAAGCTTCTTTTGCGGCTATCGGCATTCAAGAAGACCTAGTTACCCGATTGTCGGAATTCGGCATTAACGCCCCATCCCCGGTACAAGAGCAGACAATTCCACTTCTGCTGGAGGGAAGAGATGTTATTGCTGCTTCCCAGACTGGAACGGGTAAGACCTTGGCCTATCTGTTGCCCCTGCTTCAAACGATTAACCCGGAGCAGAAGGTGGTCCAAAAGCTGGTGCTTGCCCCTACACAGGAACTGGCGATGCAAATCTTACGCGAGGCAGAACGTTATGGTGAACACCGCGGGATTCGGGTGATGGGTCTCATTGGCGGAGCAGCTATCAAACGCCAGATCGACAAACTGCGTGAGCATCCACAGCTTGTTGTGGGAACGCCCGGCCGGATCCGGGAGCTGATCGGACTTCGCAAGCTGAAGATGCATGAAGTCAGCACGATTGTTCTTGATGAAGCGGATCAAATGTTCCAGTTAAGCGGGGCCGGTGAGGTAACGAAAATTGTTAGCAGTGCGCTGCGTTCACGCCAGCTCGTGATGCTGTCAGCAACGATTGGACCGGAGACGAAGGCCTTGGCTAATCGTGAAATGAAGAACCCGGCAGAAGTTGGCATCGCTCCTGGTGTAATGACGGCTGAGAGCTTGGAGCATCATTATGTTGTCGCTGAAGAACGTAACAAAATAGACATGCTGCGTCGAGTCATCCGTCATTACAATCCGGATAAAGCGATTGTGTTCGTGAATGCTACAGATGATATTGCAGAGGTTGAGGCTAAGCTGAACCATCTTGGACTAACCGCAGCGGCCCTTTACGGTGATGCTGATAAGGTAACACGTAGTAATGTATTGTCACGTTTCCGCGAGGGGAAATTCCGTGTACTTGTTGCCAGTGATGTAGCAGCCAGAGGACTGGATATTGAGAATTTGTCACTGGTAGTCAGTTTCGATCCTGCGTTTGATTCCGAGCATTATGTACACCGTGCGGGTCGTACGGGTCGGATGGGAAAACGCGGACTATCCGTAACGATTGTGACAGAGCAGCAGACCTTTATCATGCGTAAATTTGCCCGTGAGCTGGATATTGCCCTTGAAGAGCGGGAAATGGTCGGTGGCAAGGTGCTAGCAGCAGATGAAGCGCGCAACGCTTTGAGTAGTGGGCGGGGACGCAATGAGAACAGTGGACAACGCCGCGATGGAGCTTCTCCGCAGAGCAGCAGACCACAGGCACGAACATCTGGGAATGCAGTCGTGCAGTCGCCAGCAGCCGGAACAAGCCAGCAAGCTGCCAAAAGACTGGCTACGATTCATACAAACGAGGCAAGCGGAGAACCTCAGCGCGATTCTCAGCGTAGTGTGAATCCTTCCGCAGGTGCGCGTGGAGGTGCAACTCCTGCCCGGAGTAAACGCAGCAGCAATGCGGAACGTGAGAAGAACCGTAAGAATAAGGGAGCGCCAAAGTGGTTGAAAGACAAAACTCCGAGAGGTGACGGTCAATGA
- a CDS encoding SDR family NAD(P)-dependent oxidoreductase has product MVLKDKVVVITGASSGIGALTAQMLSKRGAIPILVARSEAKLKETAAGIPGVFGLYTCDVTDAEAVQETFAQILATYGRIDILLNNAGYGKFASFTEMEPHEFDEMMDVNYMGIVRCTKAVVPHMLERGSGQIVNVASMAGKIGTAKSVAYTATKHAVLGFTNALRQELRKSGIIVSAVNPGPIATDFFKIADPSGNYQKSVARMMMTPEHVSSKIVKVMETGKEEIDLPGLAGFGIRLYGLFPRLADKLTYNAMNRK; this is encoded by the coding sequence ATGGTACTCAAAGATAAGGTTGTTGTGATTACTGGAGCGTCAAGCGGTATTGGTGCATTAACAGCACAAATGCTTAGTAAGCGGGGGGCAATTCCGATCCTAGTGGCACGTTCCGAAGCGAAGCTAAAAGAAACGGCGGCCGGAATTCCGGGCGTTTTTGGACTGTATACTTGCGATGTAACAGATGCCGAGGCTGTACAAGAGACCTTTGCTCAAATTTTGGCGACTTACGGCAGAATTGATATTCTGCTAAATAATGCTGGGTACGGTAAATTCGCCTCTTTTACAGAGATGGAGCCTCATGAGTTTGATGAGATGATGGATGTTAACTACATGGGGATTGTTCGCTGTACGAAGGCTGTTGTTCCACATATGCTAGAGCGGGGAAGCGGCCAAATCGTAAATGTGGCTTCTATGGCAGGAAAGATCGGCACAGCCAAATCTGTGGCCTACACAGCTACCAAACATGCTGTTCTCGGATTCACGAATGCACTCCGTCAGGAGCTGCGGAAGAGCGGAATTATCGTTTCGGCTGTGAACCCTGGCCCCATTGCGACTGATTTTTTCAAAATAGCTGACCCATCCGGCAATTATCAAAAGAGCGTAGCTCGGATGATGATGACACCAGAACATGTCTCTTCCAAGATCGTAAAGGTCATGGAAACCGGCAAAGAAGAGATTGATCTTCCGGGTCTAGCGGGGTTTGGTATTCGGCTTTATGGACTGTTTCCTCGTCTGGCGGACAAGCTTACTTATAACGCGATGAACAGAAAATAG
- a CDS encoding chemotaxis protein CheX, translating into MKAEVINPFLESARTVIEQVIQVSPSTGNLGIKEIELIDNHIWIQVGMTGQLSGNIIFGIAEQVALRMVSIMMGGYVITEMDEMGQSAISELGNMISGNASTILYNQGVSVDISPPQIMKLESMSFLPRRALSIPLLMDGVGEMDIQVMIS; encoded by the coding sequence ATGAAAGCAGAAGTAATTAATCCGTTTTTAGAATCTGCACGGACTGTTATAGAACAAGTGATTCAGGTCTCGCCTTCCACTGGGAATTTAGGCATTAAAGAAATTGAACTGATCGATAATCATATATGGATTCAAGTGGGAATGACTGGCCAGCTGAGCGGAAATATTATATTTGGTATCGCGGAGCAGGTAGCCTTGCGAATGGTATCGATTATGATGGGTGGCTATGTGATTACGGAGATGGATGAGATGGGTCAGAGTGCAATTTCAGAGCTTGGCAATATGATCAGTGGGAATGCTAGTACGATTCTTTATAATCAGGGAGTGTCAGTGGATATAAGCCCGCCTCAAATTATGAAGCTTGAGAGCATGTCTTTTTTGCCTCGCAGAGCACTTAGTATTCCATTGTTGATGGATGGGGTTGGAGAGATGGATATTCAGGTGATGATCTCTTAG